The stretch of DNA TGAAGACTGATAAGCTTTATTACCAGAGTATcagtttttaaatctgtatttaaagCAACGTACTTCCAGAAAATCAGAATGGAGGTGGCATGAAGAACTAGGGACACATATCTGAGTCCCAATTTGGGCCTGGCTATGCCACTTATCTATGCATATTGTAAAGGTAAAATTGTCATGTAGTAGTCTATGTGGtcactaaagaataaaaaacagaggggatccctgggtggcgcagcggtttggcacctgcctttggcccagggcgcgatcctggagacctgggatcgagtcccacatcgggctcctggtgcatggagcctgcttctccctctgcctgtgtctctgcctctctctctctctctccgtgactatcataaataaataaaaaattttaaaaaaagaataaaaaacagaaaacatgtaaaacataCAAATTTGAGGAGAAAACTGTCAAAAAGTAGTTTACTAATTAATTCCTACTCTTTCATTTCTGCAAAGAATATAcaatcctattaaaaataaactttgatcaAATCAAACATGTATAAACAAATCATATTTCTTCAGGCCTCTATACTGCTTAAAGTGATAGGAGCATCCCAGGAACACGGCACAAACGATAAACAGGTGGATTCACATGGGTCTGGATGACCTGCTAGAACTCACAAGTTTCAGCTCAGCGAAGCAAATGGCTCTAAATCCATGTGTCTTGAATTAATAGTTCATTTgtatcccaattttacagatcACTAAAGGAAAACCGTAGAACTATTTGGCAAAATATGACAGCGCACCAAAATGGCACCATCTCCGTTGTGGTTTCCGACTTCCTCCTGAATTGTTTAGTCAGGTCTCCCAGCTGGAAGTTCTGGTTGTCCCTGCCCCTaagcttcctcttcctcctggccaTGGGGGCCAATGGTGTTCTCCTGGTCACCATCCAGCTGGAGGCCTCTCTGCATGAGCCCATGTACTACCTGCTCAGCATCCTCTCTCTGCTGGACATCGTCCTCTGCCTGACTGTTATACCCAAGGTCCTGGCCATCTTCTGGTTTGATCTCAGGTCCATCAGCTTCTCTGCCTGCTTCATTCAGATGTACATCATGAATTGCTTCCTTGGCATGGAGTCTTGCACATTCATggtcatggcctatgaccgctatgtggccatctgccaccCACTGAGGTACTCTTCCATCATCACTGATCAATTTGTAGCTAGGGCTGCTATGTTTATTTTGGCGAGGAATGCACTTCTTACTATGTTCATTCCTATCCTCTCTGCCCAGCTCCATTAttgtggaaaaaatataattgagaacTGTATCTGTGCCAACCTCTCTGTGTCCAAGCTCTCCTGTGATAATGTTTTCCTTAACAGAATATACCAGTTAACTATAGCCTGGACTCTTCTGGGCTCTGACCTCGTCCTCATCTTCCTCTCCTACATCCTCATCCTAAGAGCCATTCTTAGACTGAAGGCAAAAGGGGCAGCTGCCAAAGCTCTGAGCACATGCGGCTCTCACTTCATTCTCATCCTCTTCTTTAGCACCATCctgctggtttttgtttttacccaCATGGCTAAGAAAAAAGTTTCCCCTGATATTCCCATCTTACTTAATGTCCTACACCATGTAATTCCTGCAGCTCTCAATCCCATTGTCTATGGGGTACGAACCCAGGAGATTAAAGAGGGAATTAGGAAGTTACTGAGAAGGGTAGTAGAGAGATGCAAGTAATTGTACTCTAGCTTGACTTCTCTCAACCACAAATACTCAAAATCACTATTGGAAGGCAGGGACTTGGAGATAAAATTACAGTCCTAATCCTTTCTCTGGACATGCCTGAAGATATGAACTGTATGGTTTCCCTCCTACTTCCCCCAGCCTGATGCTGAAGACTGTGCATCACACCTCCTTGTATGCTCCTGATTAAATCCCTTTTAGAGTCAGtgtgatagaaaataaatactcatttaaaGATGTGTGGCTGATAGGAAGCATCAGTATTTACTGACAGTGCATTgactttagaaaagtaaaatgagattaaaaagcAACTGTTAAAAAATATTGACAGTAACCATTATGCTTTAGTCCTTCCCTCAGGCATTCAAAGATATTTACTGAAAGTTATGGTATGTCCAGCACAGAACTAGAAAATGAGACTCTAACATACATAAATCTTGATCCTATTACCCAAAAAGGGCTGgtggaaaacccaaaaacatGTAAAATCAATGTAGAAGGGTTAGGTTAAAATTTGTCAATAAgcccagaggagagaggaatTTGTTTGTGCAGGTGGGATTCCTTGCATATCGGATCTCTTCCTTCAGTCCCTTAGTCAGAGCTGCCTCCCTAACAGCTTCTCAAAAACATGAACCACTGTCTCTGGGACTTTTTTGCTTGTTGTTACTCTGACCACATAGCTCGTTCCCTCCTTGGGTCTCCCTGAccacagtatttaaaaatagtgtCCAACAATATTCCCCCAAAGCACAGATGATGTTCTAACACTCTGTTTCCCTGTTCTGCACAGCATCAATCACTATATACTGACTGTATATTTTGctcatctatttatttagtcAGCCTACAGTCACTAAAATATAAGGAGCAGAAGGGCACGAACTTTTGCCTTTTGTGCTCATTGTTGTATTTCCAGTGTCCAAATAGGTGCTAGGTGTACAGTAGGGACCATAAATGTTTGTGAAATCAATGACTGAATACaaattgaataaatgattaaatgtatGCTATTTACTAGGAATATAATTCAGATACAGTTCTTGTTCTCTGAGTTCTTACATTGCATATTAAGAGTGAGGGAGCCTATATCTCATGCAAGAATCCATGGTCTAAAATCTGAAGACTGTATAGAATATACCTTGGGACAGATGGAGGCTTAGAGGGAAGATCAGAAGTACATTTTTAGGTACTGAGTTTGAATACTCAAGAGAAACACAAGTAAAAGTGTATCGTAAGCACAGGTTACTACACACGGGTTTAATACTCAAATAAGATGTACACTTGAAAATTGACGACAGATCATACTTGAAGCAATGGGAGTAGGTGGAAGGgcctaaggaaaaaataaatattaagaagagaaggaagcccATCAAAAAGCCTTGCTGAACCTCTGTATCATCCCTATTTCTGCTGTGGGGACATTAGCATGGAAATTACAAAAAGATGTAGTGGTCAGGTTAAAGGGAACACAGATAAGAGTCACAACAAGAAAGCACCTCAATGGGTGCCTTGGTAGCTCAGCCTGTTAAgagtgtgccttcagctcaggtcacgatcttggggtcctggcatcaagccctgtgtcatgctccatgctcagtggggagcttgcttctccctctctctctgaccctcacgcctacttgtgctctccctcactcaaataaataactaaataactaaataaataaataaaatctttaaaaaaaagaaagcacttcaTAATGGACTGTGATCACTTAAGAAGTTATGATTACCTTCATCCAGGGCCACCTGTAGATTTTGTGGGGCCCTGTCTAATTAAGTAACTTAATGTTTAAAAGACATTGAAAATGGATGGGCCCCTGTGGCTCATTATATAACTTATACCctataaatgaatattataacaggtaaagaaaaattcttgcatatgtatttattgtccTCTCAGTGTTCATAAAGATATTTGCTGTGTCAAAGCACCATCTCTTGACAAGAgggaacataaaatatatttttaaagtaatggttGCAAGTTTCTAAatctgataaaaattataaacctgTAGTTCCAAGAGCTCAATGAGACCCAAGATTAAGAAACTTGAGAATATTCTAAAGTACATAACAAACCAATGGTTCAGaagtaataataaagaaaaaaactgtaaaatccAGAAACAAAGACACATTACATACAAAGGTATTAAATTAAGCACAACAGCAGATTTCAGAAACGATGCAAGTGAAAAGACAGTAaaggaatatttatataaaaacgAGTAAAATGTACACAGAACTTGTCACCAGTAGATGCACACTacaacatttacaaaaattcttTAGAAAGGGAAATTATCAAACGTGACAATGGATCTACACAAAGGATTGAAGTGCATCAGaatatgataaaacaaaaaaaaaaagaatatgataaaacATGGGTAAATAAGTAACTTTGccaatatttaaatgtattttaaaataactgtaacaaaaataatgcaaagcattacttttaattatgctttattaaatatatttattattatatataaattatatataacatataaattaatatatattaataatgctTTGCATTATTTTTGCAGTATGTGGTTTCTAAAATGTATGACAATAATAAATAGCACAAgccaagaaggaagaaatggaaccgccttcagcccagggcccgatcctgggggtccctggatcgagtcccatgtccggctccctgcatgaatcctgcttctccctctcccgatgtctctgcctctctctctccctctctgtgtctctcgtgaatgaataaataaaatcttttcacaaAAAGGCAATGAATTGAACAACCATATCATAACAATTAGAACTAATATGCCAGAAAGAATAACAATTAAGGATAAATTAGGAACGCTTAGCATATGAGCAGAAAGTATTTGTTAGATAAACAAAAGCATCAAAGTCctcaaaaatttaataaatactggaaatattaagttaataaaactggaaataataaatatcaatacTAAAATAATCAGTTATAAAGGAGAAccaaatgtttcaaaaaataatacagttgCAAAGAGAAGGAGTTAAGATGGTGAAGGAGTAGAGGGACCCTAAGCTTATCTTGTctctcaaacacagctagatagttatcaaatcactctgaacacccaagaaactAATCAGAGGTCAGAGAACAAAAATTAGAAGTCTACACATCAAAAAGTGACCACCTTTTGGAAGGTAGGAGGGGCACAGATAGTTGAATTAGGGGAGATACAGCTGTGAATATGTCTGTAGGGAAGGGGACTGCCTACTAAGTTACCACAAGATCCAGGAGTGAGAGCATGGTCAGAGGATACCTTGAGTCACAAGAATATCAGTTGGCACCAACTGTTGCCCTGTTTCTAGGTGTAGGAGGAGGAAAGCCAGTTGGGAGCACTGGGGCTTGGtgccagttttctcatctgtgttgCCATAAACTGTGAACCACTGTGTAGTCAAGTAAAAGCTTTCCTGGGACTAGCTAGCAAATGGTAAAATCACAGGGAGACCCTTCCCAAGAGGAACAGTGTGGGTCCACACCATGggagtccctaaaatttggagttttgaaccTCAGTCATACACCTGGGATAAAGAAGCTCAGTCACAGGGAGGGTGAATCCAGCATTCAGACAGAAACTAGGAACACAAGAGGGGTGACTGACTGCTCTTCTGTGAGTGCTCTCTGAAGAGTAGGGGAGGGTGGTCAAGAACTTTCAGCTCCAGGGCTAGAGAGCAGAGTGCTGCCATATTCATCCTGCCCATCAGCATTGAAAGACTTCAGGGAATGAAATGGCACCACATTGGGGAAGGAAGCCACTCACATCAAGACCACCTCCATGTGCCCTGGAGGCATACTTTCACTGAAACAAGTTATcttgaaaatcagcaaaacagcCCTCTccaccagaagaccagcacaaacaacTCACTCATACCAGGTCTACTGAACACAGTGCTGCAAAGCTTTGGCTCTAGGGGAAACAGGATATAGCTTCCTTTTTAGTTTTACTCTTCattcattgctattattatttattcatttatttttaacttcaattcatttttattattatttttaaaagttttgcgTTTAAGTATTTttgacatgtattttttaattttattttaatgacatatatatttatattatatataccaaaaacacacacatatctatatgattatatatatatatatatatatatatatatatatatatatatatttctttaacacATGAAAATACATCCAAGAattaggggttttttgttttgtttgggaggGGGgttccccttgttttttgtttttctttgggttttgtttcttttttttgttttgtttttttgttttttatatttcttcctgtttttttctggACAAAATAACAAGGCAGAGAAATTCACCATAAAAGAAAGAGTGGGAAGTAGAACTCAAGGCCAGTGATGTAATCAATATAGACATAAGTAAGATGTCTcaacaagaatttaaaacaacgATTATAAGGTTATTAGCTGGGCTTAAAAACAGCATAGAAGACACAAGAGAATCCCTTACTGGTgagttaaaagaacaaaaatacagtCAGGCCacaatttaaaatgctaaaactAAGATGCAAACCCAAATGGAGGCCATAGAAAATAAGGATGGATGAAACAAAGGAGTCAATCAGTggtatagaagataaaattatagaaaataataaagctgaaaagaagagaaaaagaaaagtaatggaCCATagaggtagacttagggaactcagcaacttaTTAAGACATAGTAACATTCATATCATGGGGATCCcagaagattaaaagagaaaagggggtagAAGGTTTATTCTAACAAATTATAGTTGAAAACGTCCTTATTCTGGGGAAGAATACAGACATCAAATCCAAAAAACATGGAGAattcccattaaattcaacaaaaccCCAACATCTCAAAGGTATATTGTTGTCCCCAAGATTGCGAAATGGAGAAACCACCAAGGAACccacactgatgcaaacacacgagggtctATTTACAAGCAGAGCAAgggcttggaccccgaagtgggttacagctgtgttttttatgggctggtctaggggattttcagaaggggtggaggaatttatttcacattccaatatggggggaaagggtgggggagtttcttaagaccTAATTTGGGATTCTCTGAGCTCTGTactctttctgatatgggattccctgccaagggcattctgagctttgttctcattctaatatggggcttaacTGAAGTTAGGGAAAGTTCAGCACTTATTCAcagggcctgagatggctgtacttgtgctaactcTGAACATAAGGTGGAATGGCCAtaatttttctctgcctccacaaTATCACAGACAAATCCACAAactatacagaaaaggaaaaggatcctgaaagcagcaaggggaaACAATGCTCTTAAACTATAAGGGAACAGATTAGGCTTCCAGCAGATCTGTCCATAGAAACATGGCAGGCCAtaagagaatggaaggaaatattcaatatattgaaTGGAAAAATACCCAGCCAAGGATTCTCTATCCACCAAGGCTATCATTCAGGATTCAAGGAGAGATAAAGTTTCTCAAACAAtaactaaaggaattcatgaccactaaaccagtcctgcaagaaattttaaaagcaattttttgaGTGGAACGACCAAAAGTACCAAAAACCTAAAAACAGGACAAGAGaaaggtgtctgggtggctcagtcagttaagcatctcctttggctcaggtcatgaactcagggtcctgggatgagcaccacatcaggctccctgctcagccctgagtctgcttcttcctcaccttctccctctgtgatctctctcaaataaatgaataaaatcttaaaaatagatagattatagatagatagaaccagagaacatcaccagaaataCTAACTCCACAGGGAAAACAacggcactaaattcatatctttcaataattactctgaatgtaaatagacactaaatgctctaatcaaaagacacagggtatcagaatcagaatattaaaaaaatagtaatcaaTCTATACActatctacaagaaactcattttagacctaaagtcactgcagattgaaaatgagggaatGGAGAACCACCTATTATGctaattgacatttaaaaaagcCAAAGTAGCCATGCTTAAaacagacaaactagattttaaaacaaagattagggcagcctgggtggctcagcactttaatGCTGTCTTCAGTctagggcctgatcttggagacctgggatcaagtcccacatcacgctccctacatggagcctacttctccctctgtctgtgtctctaactctctctcccccagcccctctgtgtctctcatgaataaataaaaataaaatctttaaaaaataataaataaataaaacaaagattgtagCAAGAGATGAAGAGGTGCATTACATCATAATTAAGGagtctatccatcaagaagatctaacagcTGTAATAGTGATACACCCAGCATGGGAACGcccaaatgtataaaacaataataaaaataaagaaactcagCGATAATATACAGTAACAGGAGGGGACTTCTACACCCCACTTACAACAATGAATAGGCAATCTAAGCAgtaaatcaacaaggaaacagtagatgtgaatgacacactggatgcGATGGATTTAACAATATACTCAGGACATTTAATCCTAAAGtagcaaaataaacattctttttgagtgcacatggaacatttttcagaatagatcacatactgggtcacaaactAGCCCTCAATGAGtacaaaaatatcaatatcataccatgcatattttcacactacaatgctatgaaacttgaaatcaaccataagaaaaaaatgtgaaaagacttcaaatacttggaggttaaagaacatcctgctaaagAATGAGTGGATcaaccagaaaatcaaagatttaaaaaaaatacatggaagcaaatgaaaatgaaaacatgacagttcaaaacctttgggatgaagCAAAGGTGGTCCTAGGTGGGAAGTATATCGCAATGCAAGCTATCCTCAAGACAcaagaaaagtctgaaatatgcaacctaactttacacctaaagcaGTCCAAAACACAGCAAGTATAGCATAAACGCAgcaggggaaaagaaataataaagatcgaTAAATTATAAggttgataaacccctagccagacttaccaaaaagaaaagagaaaggacccaaatagacaaaatcatgaatgaaagaggagagatcacaaccaacaccacagaaatgcaaagagatTTGTATTGAATATGACAATACTataagcaattatatgccaacagactgggcaacctggaagaaatgggaaaattcccagaaacttataaactaacaaaaccaaaataggaagaaatagaaaactttaacaGACTGACATCCAGCAAAgacattgaatcagtaatcaaacatCTCCCAACAAACATAAGTCCTGTGCCAAATGACTTCAAATGATCCAGACATACACAGAAAAGATAATAGCTTTTcaatatcttatgcttttgggtgcaattgcaaataGAATTGATTCCTAAAATTCTCTTTtatcagtttcattgttagtgtatagaaatgccactgatttctgggcactgatatgtatcctgccacactgcaaattgctgtatgagttctagcatacagctagagtcttttgggttttctaagtacagtatcgagtcatctgcaaagagggagagtttaactttttctttgccaatttgaatgcctttgatttctttctgtcttattgctgaggctaggacttctagtactatgttgaatagcagtggagaGAGTCGACATCCTtctcctgttcctgatcttaggggaaaggctcccagtgtttccccattaagaatgatatttgctgtgggcttttcatagatggcttttaagatgctgaagaatgttccctctatccctacactctgaggagttttgaCAGGattggatgctgtattttgtccaatgctttctctgcatctgttgagaggatcgtatggttattttttcctcttgctgatatgatcaatcacattgattgctttacgagtgttgaaccagccttgcattccaggagtaaatcccatttggtcatggtgaataatctttttcatgtattgttggatcctattggttagtatcttgatgagaatttttccatctgagttcatcagggatattgatctataattctcctttttggtgcagtctttttctagttttggaattaaggtgatgctggcctcacagaatgaatttggaaacattcaatccctttctatctttaggaacagctttagtagaataggtatggtttcttctttaaacgtttgtaagaattcccctaggaagccatctggccctggacttttttgtcttgggcagtttttgatgactgcttcattttcctccctgcttattggcctagtcaggttttctatttcttcctgttccagttttggtagtttgaggttttccagaaatgcatccatttcttctacattgcctacttaattggcatatagctgctgataatatgtttttataattgtttgtatttccttggtattggtggtgatctctctttttctttcatgattttattaatttgagtttttctcttttgtttttaataaggctggctaatggtttatctgtcttattaatcctttcaaagaaccaactcctggtatTGTTATCTATTCAAGCTatcagttcttctggtctctatttcactgagttctgctcgaatctttattaattctcttctgctgagtgtaggatctatttgcttttctttctccagatccttttggtgtggtctatgtatacaatggaatattactcagccattagaaacgacaaatatccaccatttgctctcacgtggatggaactggagggtattatgctgagtgaagtaagtcaatctgagaaggacaaacattatatggtctcatttatttggggaatataaaaattagtgaaagggaataaaggggaaaggagaaaaaattggggggaaatatcagagagagagacaaaacatgagagactcctaactctgggaaatgaacaagagatagtggaaggggaggtgggccaggggttagggtgactgggtgtcaggcactgaggggggcacttgatgggatgagcactaggtgttatgctatatgttgggaaattgaactccaacaaaaaatatagagaaaaaaaaagtccacattaAAAAGCAGAATTACTGGCCTATATTGCTGATAAACACTGatgcagaaattctttttttttttcaaagattttatttatttattcatagagacagagagagagaggcagaggagaagcaggcatcatacagagagagcctgatgtgggactcgatccagggcctccaggatcacaccctgggctataggcggtgctaaaccactgcgccaccagggctgccctgatgcagaaattctcaataaaatactctAAATTGAATTCCACAGTACATTAAAATAGCTATTCACCACAAtgaagtggaatttattcctgggctataggattggttcaatatccacaaatcaatatacatgatacaccacattatttgaaacaaagataagaactatatgattttgtcaatagatgcagaaaaagcatttgacaaaatgcagcatcaattcttgataaaaaaaaccctcaacaaagtaggaatag from Canis lupus dingo isolate Sandy chromosome 21, ASM325472v2, whole genome shotgun sequence encodes:
- the LOC112667383 gene encoding olfactory receptor 56A3-like, with protein sequence MTAHQNGTISVVVSDFLLNCLVRSPSWKFWLSLPLSFLFLLAMGANGVLLVTIQLEASLHEPMYYLLSILSLLDIVLCLTVIPKVLAIFWFDLRSISFSACFIQMYIMNCFLGMESCTFMVMAYDRYVAICHPLRYSSIITDQFVARAAMFILARNALLTMFIPILSAQLHYCGKNIIENCICANLSVSKLSCDNVFLNRIYQLTIAWTLLGSDLVLIFLSYILILRAILRLKAKGAAAKALSTCGSHFILILFFSTILLVFVFTHMAKKKVSPDIPILLNVLHHVIPAALNPIVYGVRTQEIKEGIRKLLRRVVERCK